A portion of the bacterium genome contains these proteins:
- the rplN gene encoding 50S ribosomal protein L14 — translation MVQVESRLKVADNSGVQEIGMIRVVGRGYHRYAGLGDQIIASAKQVTPSSPIAKGSVVRAVVVRVRKKTHRPDGTQIAFDDNAAVIIDDQKNPRATRVFGPVARELREREYMKIISLAPEVF, via the coding sequence ATGGTACAGGTTGAATCCAGGCTGAAAGTTGCGGATAACTCGGGCGTGCAGGAGATCGGCATGATCCGAGTCGTCGGGCGCGGGTACCACCGCTATGCCGGACTGGGCGATCAGATCATCGCCTCGGCCAAGCAGGTCACGCCCTCCAGTCCCATCGCCAAGGGCTCGGTCGTGCGCGCGGTCGTGGTGCGCGTGCGCAAGAAGACGCATCGCCCCGACGGCACGCAGATCGCCTTCGATGACAACGCCGCCGTCATCATTGACGACCAGAAGAACCCGCGAGCGACGCGCGTCTTCGGTCCGGTGGCCCGCGAGTTGCGCGAGCGGGAGTACATGA